From Acidovorax sp. FHTAMBA, one genomic window encodes:
- a CDS encoding hydroxymethylglutaryl-CoA lyase → MQTTTAHPTPLRAIVREVGLRDGLQSIATVVSTAHKIEWINAAYAAGQREIEVGSFVPARLLPQLADTAQVLAHAKSLPGLVASVLVPNFKGAERALEQCADLMIVPLSASHAHSLANLRKTPDEVVAEVARIRALRDASGSRTLIEGGVGTAFGCTLQGEVAESEVLRLMQALLDAGADRVSLADTVGYADPASVARLFEKARARVGDRLACAHFHDTRGMGLANVYAAWQTGITRFDACLAGIGGCPHAPGASGNVTTEDLVFMLERMGVTTGIDVRALLALRQRVAGWLAVETLHGTLWQAGLPRNAAPAALQAA, encoded by the coding sequence GTGCAAACGACCACCGCCCATCCCACGCCCCTGCGCGCCATTGTCCGCGAGGTGGGCCTGCGCGACGGGCTGCAGAGCATTGCCACCGTGGTCTCCACCGCGCACAAGATCGAGTGGATCAACGCTGCCTACGCCGCCGGCCAGCGCGAGATCGAGGTGGGCTCCTTCGTGCCCGCCCGCCTGCTGCCGCAGCTGGCCGACACTGCGCAGGTGCTGGCCCATGCCAAGAGCTTGCCGGGGCTGGTCGCCTCGGTGCTGGTGCCCAATTTCAAGGGTGCCGAGCGCGCGCTGGAGCAGTGCGCCGACCTCATGATCGTGCCGCTCTCGGCCAGCCATGCCCACAGCCTGGCCAACCTGCGCAAGACCCCCGATGAAGTGGTGGCCGAAGTGGCGCGCATCCGCGCATTGCGTGACGCCAGTGGCAGCCGCACGCTGATCGAAGGCGGCGTGGGCACGGCCTTTGGCTGCACCCTGCAGGGCGAAGTGGCCGAGAGCGAAGTGCTGCGCCTGATGCAGGCGCTGCTGGATGCAGGCGCCGACCGCGTGAGCCTGGCGGACACCGTGGGGTATGCCGACCCCGCCTCGGTCGCCCGGCTGTTTGAGAAAGCGCGCGCCCGGGTGGGCGACCGCCTGGCCTGTGCGCATTTCCACGACACGCGTGGCATGGGCCTGGCAAACGTCTATGCCGCGTGGCAGACGGGTATCACCCGCTTTGATGCCTGCCTGGCCGGTATCGGCGGCTGCCCACACGCGCCCGGTGCCAGCGGCAATGTCACTACCGAAGACCTGGTGTTCATGCTCGAACGCATGGGCGTGACCACGGGCATTGACGTGCGCGCGCTGCTGGCGCTGCGCCAGCGCGTGGCGGGCTGGCTGGCGGTGGAGACCCTGCACGGCACGCTCTGGCAGGCGGGCCTGCCCCGCAATGCCGCACCCGCTGCACTGCAAGCGGCCTAA
- a CDS encoding LysR family transcriptional regulator, protein MRDLDLQTLRLFAAVCEQRSIARVAEQESIVGSAISKRLAQLEDTVGTPLLLRRRRGVVPTPAGETLLEHARTMLASVGQIERDMAAYATGTRGHVRMLVTASVMAESLADDVAAFLQDPAHRDIQVSMEERVSPDVVQGIRDGSASIGICWDAADLSGLETRAYRTDHLAVVAHTSHPVATQSSVRFADVLGYEFVSMPALSAVQVLLTRAAAVEGKALVHRVLVSNFDAALRVVRANLAISVVPREVALPFAQTAPLRVVPLSDPWARRRFAICFRSAQTLTPAAQLLVSHLAGLARPD, encoded by the coding sequence ATGCGCGACCTCGACCTGCAAACATTGCGGCTGTTTGCCGCCGTGTGCGAGCAGCGCAGCATTGCGCGCGTGGCCGAGCAGGAATCCATCGTGGGATCGGCCATCAGCAAACGCCTGGCGCAGCTGGAAGACACGGTGGGCACGCCGCTGCTGCTGCGCAGGCGCCGCGGCGTGGTGCCCACGCCGGCCGGCGAAACCCTGCTGGAGCACGCGCGCACCATGCTGGCCAGCGTGGGGCAGATCGAGCGCGACATGGCGGCCTACGCCACCGGCACCCGGGGCCATGTGCGCATGCTGGTCACGGCATCGGTCATGGCCGAATCGCTGGCCGACGATGTGGCGGCCTTTCTTCAGGACCCCGCCCACCGCGACATCCAGGTCAGCATGGAAGAACGCGTGAGCCCCGACGTGGTGCAGGGCATCCGCGACGGCAGCGCCTCGATCGGCATCTGCTGGGACGCTGCGGACCTTTCAGGCCTGGAAACCCGCGCCTACCGCACCGACCATCTCGCCGTGGTGGCCCACACCTCGCACCCGGTGGCAACGCAGAGCAGCGTGCGCTTTGCCGATGTGCTGGGCTACGAGTTCGTCAGCATGCCTGCGCTGAGTGCCGTGCAGGTGCTGCTGACACGTGCAGCAGCCGTGGAAGGCAAAGCCCTCGTCCACCGGGTGCTGGTGTCCAACTTTGATGCCGCCCTGCGGGTGGTGCGGGCCAACCTGGCCATCAGCGTGGTGCCCCGCGAAGTGGCCCTGCCCTTTGCCCAGACCGCCCCGCTGCGGGTGGTTCCGCTGAGCGATCCCTGGGCGCGGCGGCGCTTTGCCATCTGCTTTCGCAGCGCGCAGACCCTCACGCCCGCCGCCCAGCTCCTGGTGAGCCACCTGGCAGGCCTGGCCCGCCCGGACTGA